In Nicotiana tabacum cultivar K326 chromosome 2, ASM71507v2, whole genome shotgun sequence, the following proteins share a genomic window:
- the LOC107807723 gene encoding agamous-like MADS-box protein AGL66 codes for MGRNKLVMKKIENSTSRQQTYSKRKDSIVKKANELAVLCDTDVALLMFSPTGQLTSYSSRGSVEDIMLRVVNRPGELHRRPIPNEQYFSQRLAQLKYESEMVEKIAMLTRRSLISSIKD; via the exons ATGGGTCGCAATAAGCTTGTGATGAAGAAAATTGAGAATTCGACATCCCGCCAACAAACCTATTCAAAGCGCAAGGATAGCATTGTTAAGAAGGCAAATGAGTTGGCTGTTTTATGTGACACAGATGTTGCTCTTTTGATGTTTTCTCCAACAGGTCAATTGACCAGCTATTCCAGCAGAGGAAG TGTTGAGGATATCATGCTCCGTGTTGTGAACCGGCCTGGTGAACTGCACAGGCG ACCCATTCCGAATGAGCAG TACTTTTCGCAGAGGCTCGCGCAGCTAAAATATGAATCAGAAATGGTGGAAAAGATAGCTAT GCTCACGAGGAGAAGCTTAATAAGCTCAATCAAAGACTAA